In a genomic window of Hyphomonas sp.:
- a CDS encoding gamma carbonic anhydrase family protein, with product MAIYEIDGTRPTLPDSGDYWVAENAQVMGNVILKENASVWYGAVLRGDNDPITIGENSNIQDGSVLHTDVGCPLTIGKDVTVGHMVMLHGCTIGDETLIGIGSTILNNATIGKNCIIGAHALIPEGKVIPDNSLVMGAPGKVVREISDHQVQVIRMSAVHYVENWKRHRAGLKRID from the coding sequence ATGGCCATTTACGAGATCGACGGAACCCGTCCCACCCTGCCGGACAGCGGAGACTATTGGGTCGCCGAGAACGCACAGGTCATGGGAAACGTGATCCTGAAGGAGAACGCCTCGGTCTGGTATGGCGCTGTGCTGCGCGGCGACAATGACCCGATCACGATTGGCGAGAATTCGAACATCCAGGATGGCAGCGTGCTGCACACCGATGTCGGTTGCCCGCTGACCATCGGCAAGGATGTCACCGTGGGCCACATGGTCATGCTGCACGGCTGCACGATTGGCGACGAGACGCTGATCGGCATCGGATCGACCATTCTCAACAATGCAACCATCGGGAAGAACTGCATCATCGGCGCGCATGCGCTGATCCCCGAAGGCAAGGTGATCCCGGACAATTCGCTGGTCATGGGCGCGCCCGGAAAGGTCGTGCGCGAGATTTCAGATCACCAGGTCCAGGTGATCCGCATGTCGGCGGTCCATTATGTCGAGAACTGGAAGCGCCATCGCGCCGGCCTGAAGCGGATCGACTAG
- a CDS encoding choline dehydrogenase: MRETYDYIIVGAGSAGCTLANRLSENPDVKVCLIEAGKKDNNLMVRMPAGVGNLIKAEGPYNWGFWTEPQKHMNGRKLWWPRGKGWGGSSSINGMIYIRGHARDYDQWAQMGLRGWSFADVLPYFKRSEGYEGGESDFHGGTGPLKVSESPLSSPVYRAFLQAGEQAGYKSTSDFNGADQEGFGRYQRTIHKGERWSASYGYLRPIVGVRDNLTVISTGQVTRVLIENGRATGVEVVEGKGKLAQEIHASGEVIVCAGAVQSPQLLQLSGIGNPDHLSRFDIKPVVALPNVGQNLQDHLDVTVIHEMTQPISAYSMQKGLKKLGVGIQYLVNQTGAGADNHLQAGAFLKSREGLEMPDLQLHFVNAIMMDHAKHQANKDGYTVHSCQLRPESRGTVCLASADPFAHPAIDPNYLEAEEDRRAMRESVKMIRDICGQDALRPFTGAEMMPGESVKTDDEIDAFIRRCGETIYHPIGTVAMGATDDSPVDGELRVRGVAGLRVVDASVIPTLIGGNTNAPTIMIAEKAADMILGKAPLAAESPEIVAA; encoded by the coding sequence GTGCGGGAGACTTATGACTATATTATTGTCGGCGCAGGCAGCGCCGGCTGTACTCTGGCCAACAGGTTGAGCGAAAATCCGGACGTGAAGGTCTGCCTGATCGAGGCAGGCAAGAAGGATAACAATCTGATGGTGCGCATGCCCGCTGGGGTTGGAAACCTGATCAAGGCCGAGGGGCCCTACAATTGGGGGTTCTGGACCGAGCCGCAGAAGCACATGAATGGCCGCAAGCTCTGGTGGCCGCGCGGCAAGGGCTGGGGCGGCTCCTCCTCGATCAATGGCATGATCTATATTCGTGGCCATGCCCGCGACTATGACCAGTGGGCCCAGATGGGCCTGCGCGGCTGGAGCTTTGCGGACGTGCTGCCCTATTTCAAGCGCTCCGAAGGCTATGAAGGGGGCGAGTCCGATTTCCATGGCGGCACCGGCCCGCTCAAAGTGTCCGAAAGTCCGCTGTCCTCCCCGGTCTACCGCGCCTTCCTTCAGGCCGGTGAGCAGGCCGGCTACAAGAGCACCAGCGATTTCAACGGCGCCGACCAGGAAGGGTTCGGCCGCTATCAACGCACCATCCACAAGGGCGAGCGCTGGAGCGCATCCTATGGCTATCTCCGTCCGATCGTGGGAGTGCGGGACAATCTCACCGTCATCTCGACCGGCCAGGTCACGCGGGTCCTGATCGAGAACGGCCGCGCCACCGGCGTTGAAGTGGTCGAAGGCAAGGGCAAGCTGGCCCAGGAAATCCACGCGTCGGGCGAGGTCATCGTCTGCGCCGGCGCCGTCCAGTCCCCGCAGCTGCTTCAGCTGTCCGGCATCGGCAATCCCGACCATCTCAGCCGTTTCGATATCAAGCCCGTGGTGGCTCTGCCGAATGTCGGTCAGAACCTGCAGGACCATCTCGACGTCACCGTGATCCACGAGATGACCCAGCCGATTTCTGCCTACTCCATGCAGAAGGGTCTGAAGAAGCTGGGCGTCGGCATTCAGTATCTGGTGAACCAGACCGGTGCAGGCGCCGACAACCACTTGCAGGCCGGAGCGTTCCTGAAGTCTCGCGAAGGGCTGGAAATGCCCGACCTGCAGCTCCACTTCGTCAATGCCATCATGATGGATCACGCCAAGCATCAGGCCAACAAGGATGGCTATACGGTCCATTCCTGCCAGCTGCGGCCGGAAAGCCGGGGAACGGTTTGCCTCGCATCAGCCGATCCGTTTGCGCATCCGGCCATTGATCCGAACTATCTGGAAGCCGAGGAAGACCGCCGGGCGATGCGGGAATCGGTGAAGATGATCCGCGATATCTGCGGGCAGGATGCGTTGCGGCCCTTCACCGGCGCGGAGATGATGCCGGGCGAGAGCGTGAAGACCGACGACGAAATCGACGCCTTTATCCGACGGTGCGGGGAAACGATCTATCATCCCATTGGCACGGTCGCCATGGGGGCGACCGATGACAGTCCGGTCGATGGCGAATTGCGCGTGCGGGGTGTGGCAGGTTTGCGGGTCGTGGACGCTTCGGTGATCCCGACCCTGATCGGGGGCAACACGAACGCCCCGACCATCATGATCGCCGAGAAGGCGGCCGACATGATCCTGGGCAAGGCGCCGCTGGCGGCCGAAAGCCCGGAAATTGTGGCGGCCTGA
- a CDS encoding PilZ domain-containing protein: MSALDLSVPQFNAVINTEQDRRKYKRVDLELEGCFLDEASEDHQLVTENLSCSGAYLRAATVPEEGANVICYFDDLGRVAGRVVRRSKDGFAVEFDVVPHKRKKLADRLSWLINKDLMETPEQRAASRFPTGGPAFIGRKDGLQIPCTVIDISLTGASFKTNGQFQCPPIGEVVTAGNLRGRVVRSGDQEFAVNFLRPDEEA, from the coding sequence ATGTCCGCGCTAGATTTGTCTGTGCCGCAGTTCAATGCTGTCATCAATACCGAACAGGATCGTCGCAAATACAAGCGCGTCGATCTTGAACTCGAAGGCTGTTTCCTCGACGAGGCCAGCGAAGACCATCAACTCGTGACAGAAAACCTGTCCTGTTCCGGCGCCTATCTGCGCGCCGCCACAGTGCCGGAAGAAGGCGCCAATGTGATCTGCTATTTCGACGATCTGGGCCGCGTTGCCGGACGGGTCGTGCGCAGGTCGAAGGACGGGTTCGCGGTCGAGTTCGACGTCGTGCCGCACAAGCGCAAGAAGCTGGCCGACCGGCTGAGCTGGCTGATCAACAAGGATCTGATGGAAACCCCGGAGCAGCGGGCTGCGTCGCGCTTCCCGACCGGCGGCCCGGCCTTTATCGGCCGCAAGGACGGCCTGCAGATCCCCTGCACCGTGATCGACATTTCGCTGACCGGTGCCAGCTTCAAGACGAATGGCCAGTTCCAGTGCCCGCCGATTGGCGAAGTGGTAACGGCTGGCAATCTGCGCGGACGTGTTGTGCGGTCCGGCGACCAGGAATTCGCGGTGAACTTCCTGCGCCCGGACGAAGAGGCCTAG
- a CDS encoding DUF3429 domain-containing protein, with product MTERTIPAAPLALGLAGLIPFLWGTMTLYVPGLHAFGSATFGPRFVGPYVQVFYGAIILAFMSGVLWGFATRSGGREAGIGYGLSVLPALWAFFATGGGPLSAAWGLALGYAGLLGIETWFVRRKLAPAWWMRLRLILSAVVISCLIATAP from the coding sequence ATGACTGAAAGAACCATCCCTGCCGCGCCGCTGGCGCTGGGCCTTGCTGGTCTCATTCCCTTTCTCTGGGGCACGATGACCCTGTATGTGCCCGGTCTGCACGCCTTTGGCAGCGCCACATTCGGGCCGCGCTTTGTCGGACCATATGTGCAGGTCTTTTATGGCGCGATCATTCTCGCCTTCATGTCCGGCGTCCTATGGGGCTTTGCCACCAGATCCGGAGGGCGCGAGGCAGGCATCGGCTATGGGCTCAGCGTGCTGCCCGCACTCTGGGCCTTCTTCGCCACGGGCGGCGGCCCCCTGTCCGCCGCATGGGGACTGGCCCTTGGCTATGCCGGCCTGCTCGGCATCGAGACCTGGTTCGTCCGGCGCAAGCTGGCCCCCGCCTGGTGGATGCGCCTGCGCCTGATCCTGTCGGCCGTCGTGATCAGCTGCCTGATCGCAACGGCGCCATGA
- the prfB gene encoding peptide chain release factor 2 (programmed frameshift): MSAEIKSLTDQIRQSADLLRRRLDWDTATKRLDELTALSERPDFWDDPQEAQAMMRERQRLADGIETVEALQREADDAEELLELAEGDEGMIADIEANLKKAAERAEKAELAALLSGEADGNDCFIQINAGEGGTESQDWANILRRMYVRWAEAHNMKVEELDEREGEEAGIKSATLQFKGENAYGWLKSETGVHRLVRISPFDSSARRHTSFASVAVTPVIDDNIEIEINPSDVRTDTYRASGAGGQHVNRTDSAVRLTHEPTGIVVQCQNDRSQHRNRDQAWQMLRSKLYELELQKRREVADASYAGKTDIGFGHQIRSYVLQPYQMVKDLRTEVETSDTSGVLDGDIDLFLSAALAASVAKNEDEES, from the exons ATGTCCGCAGAAATCAAATCCCTCACCGACCAGATCCGCCAGTCCGCCGATTTGCTACGGAGGCGTCTT GACTGGGATACAGCCACAAAACGCCTGGATGAGCTGACCGCGCTCTCCGAACGTCCGGATTTCTGGGACGACCCGCAGGAAGCCCAGGCCATGATGCGCGAGCGCCAGCGCCTGGCAGACGGCATCGAGACGGTCGAGGCCCTGCAGCGCGAAGCCGATGACGCCGAGGAATTGCTCGAACTCGCCGAGGGCGATGAGGGCATGATTGCCGACATCGAGGCCAATCTGAAGAAGGCGGCCGAACGCGCCGAAAAGGCCGAACTGGCGGCATTGCTCTCCGGCGAGGCCGACGGCAATGACTGTTTCATCCAGATCAATGCCGGCGAAGGCGGCACCGAAAGCCAGGATTGGGCGAACATCCTGCGCCGCATGTATGTGCGCTGGGCCGAGGCGCACAACATGAAGGTCGAGGAACTCGACGAACGCGAGGGCGAGGAGGCAGGCATCAAGTCTGCCACGCTCCAGTTCAAGGGCGAGAACGCCTATGGCTGGCTCAAATCGGAAACCGGCGTGCACCGGCTTGTCCGGATTTCGCCATTCGATTCCTCTGCACGCCGCCATACCAGCTTTGCCTCGGTCGCCGTCACGCCCGTGATCGACGACAATATCGAGATCGAGATCAATCCGTCGGATGTGCGTACCGACACCTATCGGGCCTCCGGCGCGGGCGGCCAGCACGTCAACCGGACCGATTCCGCCGTCCGCCTGACGCACGAGCCGACCGGCATTGTCGTGCAGTGCCAGAATGACCGGTCACAGCACCGCAACCGCGACCAGGCCTGGCAGATGCTCCGCTCGAAACTCTACGAGCTGGAATTGCAGAAGCGCCGCGAAGTCGCCGATGCCAGCTATGCCGGCAAGACCGATATCGGCTTCGGCCACCAGATCCGCTCCTATGTGCTCCAGCCCTATCAGATGGTGAAGGACCTGCGGACCGAAGTCGAAACCTCCGACACGTCGGGCGTCCTCGATGGCGACATCGACCTCTTCCTCTCCGCCGCCCTGGCGGCATCGGTCGCAAAGAATGAGGACGAGGAATCCTAG
- a CDS encoding PhoH family protein encodes MGKRNAAKRMKQGSEVNLNTWFEEGARGKGPKLQAIEGGRGWHPDDADSRQDHQRAENGRTQRYQKTVKPRTENQAELMKAMDEQALVAALGPAGTGKTYLAVCKAVEALQKGKVARIILSRPAVEAGEQIGFLPGAMEDKLAPYLRPLYDALSDRLSPGQLKHMLAEGVIEIAPIGFMRGRTLNNAFIVIDEAQNCTYTQLKMLLTRLGWHSTMVITGDPAQSDLLPEFSGLATAAERLEKLGGASVVRLEGKDVVRHPLVQEMLDVL; translated from the coding sequence ATGGGTAAACGCAATGCAGCAAAACGGATGAAGCAGGGTTCCGAAGTGAACCTGAACACCTGGTTCGAGGAGGGCGCCCGCGGCAAGGGCCCGAAGCTGCAGGCCATAGAGGGCGGCCGGGGCTGGCACCCGGACGATGCGGACAGCCGGCAGGATCATCAGAGGGCGGAGAATGGGCGCACGCAGCGCTATCAGAAAACGGTCAAGCCGCGTACGGAGAACCAGGCCGAACTGATGAAGGCGATGGACGAGCAGGCCCTGGTCGCCGCGCTCGGCCCGGCCGGCACCGGCAAGACCTACCTGGCCGTCTGCAAGGCGGTCGAGGCCCTGCAAAAGGGCAAGGTGGCGCGCATCATCCTGTCCCGTCCGGCGGTCGAGGCGGGCGAGCAGATCGGTTTCCTGCCGGGCGCGATGGAAGACAAGCTGGCCCCCTATCTGCGGCCGCTTTATGATGCGCTGTCTGACCGACTGTCGCCCGGACAGCTGAAGCACATGCTGGCAGAGGGCGTGATCGAAATTGCCCCCATCGGCTTCATGCGGGGCCGGACCCTGAACAATGCCTTCATCGTCATCGATGAGGCGCAGAACTGCACCTATACCCAGCTGAAGATGCTGCTGACGCGGCTTGGCTGGCACTCGACCATGGTGATCACGGGCGACCCGGCCCAGTCGGACCTGCTGCCGGAATTCTCCGGCCTCGCCACGGCCGCCGAACGGCTGGAGAAGCTGGGCGGTGCGTCCGTCGTCCGCCTTGAAGGCAAGGATGTGGTCCGCCACCCGCTGGTCCAGGAGATGCTGGACGTTCTGTAG
- a CDS encoding PAS domain-containing protein yields the protein MERTPVMHDRSIHPNTRIMLEAWKRMNANPAQNEDSTPRANDHPDLIANIFMIQATDDGAWVFRSAGDGVSALLGRPLADHDFLGLWTGPDRSMLTGFLDAVRADGAPGVIRGRGETLTGQRVEVEITLMPLPHASIHGASSRFLGLYQTLGGVPLLKGRPIWRHRVAMLVPPDTRRAEPALKLVANNVR from the coding sequence ATGGAGCGCACGCCCGTCATGCACGACCGGTCAATTCATCCCAACACGCGCATCATGCTGGAGGCATGGAAGCGCATGAACGCCAACCCGGCGCAGAACGAGGATTCCACCCCGCGGGCGAACGATCATCCCGACCTCATCGCGAATATCTTCATGATCCAGGCAACCGATGATGGCGCCTGGGTATTCCGCTCCGCCGGCGATGGCGTCAGCGCCCTGCTCGGCCGGCCACTCGCGGACCACGACTTTCTCGGCCTGTGGACCGGGCCCGACCGCTCCATGCTGACCGGCTTCCTTGACGCCGTGCGCGCTGACGGAGCGCCGGGTGTGATCCGGGGACGCGGCGAAACCCTGACAGGACAGCGGGTCGAAGTGGAAATCACCTTGATGCCGCTGCCACACGCCTCCATCCATGGCGCCTCATCCCGCTTTCTCGGCCTCTACCAGACGCTGGGGGGCGTGCCCCTTCTGAAGGGACGGCCGATCTGGCGTCATCGCGTGGCCATGCTGGTGCCACCGGATACGCGCCGCGCCGAGCCAGCCCTCAAGCTGGTGGCCAACAACGTTCGCTGA
- a CDS encoding penicillin-binding protein 1A, giving the protein MSNQMNPHMQEPEPKRSFLPGPPWVWTWARRLVILGFVLAALGFVALWMYFAALGRQVPSIEKLKQYEPPITSRVHAGDGTLIAEFADQHRVFVPYESIPNHVVHAFVAAEDKSFFTHKGLDYKGIVRGGVNSAKNKITGSGGLEGGSTITQQVAKNMLLTRDQNLTRKAKEAIIAQRMEKEFTKEEILELYLNEIYLGYRSYGVGSAALNYFDKSLPELDLSEAAILASLAKAPSSVNPYSRPKRLLQRRNYVLRRMTEDGYITREEAEEAMAQPLTTTRRLKGPEYAAATYFVQELRRDLIKNYGEDTLQQGGLSIRSTIDTKLQLAAQEALQDGLIAYDRRHGWRGPVATLDPKAEDVLEQLDNVTLPGGYGTWEAALVTKIGSRGAELLLTDGATIPLPAEEVEWAATYTPDSGKGGLKVGDVVLAELQRKVLNAQETAAPAELELDPDGDEIDRPEPEPMLVPVGNAILRQVPEVDGALIALDPHTGRILAMQGGYSFFKSAYNRVTQAKRQPGSSFKPFVYAAALERGYTPATRMLDAPFVAFDVSTDDYWRPSNYTEGRTYGMVTLRIALEKSLNLVTARVAQDIGMEAVSDLAVRMGVYEELPPYPAMSLGAGDAYLIDMARGYAGFVNGGRIINPTLLDRVQDRHGRTLFRHDERACEGCHAEGWDGQEPPQLAEVGEQVIDPIVAYQVTHMLEGVVERGTGRRARRVGKPLAGKTGTTDEYRDAVFMGFSPDLVVGVRVGFDDNRSLGEGEAGGSVAAPIFTEFMEKALADDPATPFRIPPGVRLVKIDARNGELPGPDTAVIIDEAFRPGTEPGMSAFHDTSDCLSISGDCGTGGSSGTFGSFDPERDAGIVEDDPEALPSQQPGQAPRPVPEAPVDDTLGDIY; this is encoded by the coding sequence ATGTCGAACCAAATGAATCCGCACATGCAGGAACCCGAGCCGAAGCGCAGCTTCCTGCCCGGTCCGCCCTGGGTCTGGACCTGGGCGCGCCGCCTGGTCATTCTCGGCTTTGTCCTGGCTGCGCTCGGCTTTGTGGCGCTGTGGATGTATTTCGCGGCGCTCGGCCGTCAGGTACCGTCCATCGAGAAGCTGAAACAGTACGAGCCGCCGATCACCTCGCGCGTCCATGCCGGCGACGGGACGCTGATTGCGGAATTCGCTGACCAGCACCGCGTCTTCGTGCCGTATGAGTCGATCCCCAACCATGTCGTTCATGCCTTCGTGGCCGCCGAGGACAAGAGCTTCTTCACGCACAAGGGCCTCGACTACAAGGGCATCGTGCGCGGCGGGGTGAACTCGGCCAAGAACAAGATCACCGGCTCCGGCGGGCTGGAAGGGGGCTCGACCATCACCCAGCAGGTCGCCAAGAACATGCTGCTGACCCGCGACCAGAACCTGACCCGCAAGGCCAAGGAAGCCATCATCGCGCAGCGCATGGAGAAGGAGTTCACCAAGGAAGAAATCCTCGAACTCTATCTCAATGAAATCTATCTCGGATACCGTTCCTACGGGGTCGGGTCGGCCGCGCTGAACTATTTCGACAAGTCCCTGCCGGAACTGGATTTGTCGGAAGCGGCCATTCTGGCCTCGCTGGCCAAGGCGCCGTCCTCGGTGAACCCCTACAGCCGTCCCAAACGCCTGTTGCAGCGGCGCAATTATGTGCTGCGCCGGATGACAGAGGATGGCTACATCACCCGCGAAGAGGCCGAGGAGGCAATGGCCCAGCCGCTGACCACGACGCGCCGCCTGAAGGGGCCGGAATATGCCGCTGCCACCTATTTCGTGCAGGAACTGCGCCGGGACCTGATCAAGAATTATGGCGAGGACACGCTGCAGCAGGGCGGCCTGTCGATTCGGTCGACCATCGACACCAAGCTGCAGCTGGCCGCGCAGGAAGCCCTGCAGGATGGCCTGATCGCCTATGACCGCAGGCATGGCTGGCGCGGGCCCGTCGCGACGCTGGATCCGAAGGCCGAGGATGTGCTCGAACAGCTCGACAATGTTACCCTGCCGGGCGGCTACGGCACCTGGGAAGCGGCGCTGGTCACGAAGATCGGCTCCCGCGGCGCCGAACTCCTGCTGACGGATGGCGCAACCATCCCGCTGCCGGCAGAGGAAGTGGAATGGGCGGCCACCTACACGCCGGACAGCGGCAAGGGCGGCCTGAAGGTTGGCGACGTCGTATTGGCCGAGCTTCAACGCAAGGTGCTGAACGCGCAGGAAACCGCCGCGCCTGCCGAACTCGAACTGGATCCCGATGGTGACGAGATCGACCGGCCGGAGCCCGAGCCCATGCTGGTGCCGGTTGGCAATGCCATCCTGCGCCAGGTACCGGAAGTGGACGGCGCCCTGATCGCGCTGGACCCGCATACCGGCCGGATCCTGGCCATGCAGGGCGGGTACTCCTTCTTCAAATCCGCCTATAATCGCGTCACCCAGGCCAAGCGCCAGCCGGGCTCCAGCTTCAAGCCGTTCGTGTACGCTGCCGCGCTGGAGCGGGGCTATACGCCGGCCACCCGCATGCTCGATGCCCCCTTCGTGGCGTTCGATGTGTCTACGGATGATTACTGGCGTCCTTCCAACTATACCGAAGGGCGCACCTACGGCATGGTCACCCTGCGTATTGCGTTGGAGAAGTCGCTGAACCTGGTCACCGCCCGTGTCGCGCAGGATATCGGCATGGAGGCCGTGTCCGATCTTGCCGTGCGCATGGGCGTATATGAGGAATTGCCGCCTTATCCGGCGATGTCGCTGGGCGCGGGCGATGCCTATCTGATCGACATGGCGCGCGGCTATGCCGGTTTCGTCAATGGCGGCCGGATCATCAATCCGACGCTGCTGGACCGGGTGCAGGACCGTCATGGCCGTACCCTGTTCCGGCATGACGAACGCGCCTGCGAAGGCTGCCATGCCGAAGGCTGGGACGGGCAGGAACCGCCGCAGCTGGCAGAGGTCGGCGAACAGGTCATCGATCCGATTGTCGCCTATCAGGTCACCCACATGCTGGAAGGCGTGGTCGAGCGTGGCACAGGCCGCCGGGCCCGCCGCGTAGGCAAGCCGCTGGCCGGCAAGACGGGGACCACGGACGAATATCGCGATGCCGTCTTCATGGGCTTTTCGCCGGACCTCGTGGTCGGTGTGCGGGTCGGCTTTGATGACAACCGGTCCCTCGGCGAAGGCGAGGCCGGTGGCTCTGTCGCCGCGCCGATCTTCACCGAGTTCATGGAGAAGGCCCTGGCAGACGATCCGGCAACGCCGTTCCGCATCCCGCCGGGCGTGCGCCTCGTGAAAATCGATGCACGCAATGGCGAGCTTCCCGGACCGGACACGGCCGTGATCATTGACGAGGCATTCCGCCCCGGCACAGAACCCGGCATGAGCGCCTTCCATGACACCAGCGACTGCCTGTCGATCTCCGGCGATTGCGGTACCGGTGGCAGCTCCGGCACGTTCGGCAGCTTCGATCCGGAACGCGATGCCGGCATTGTCGAGGATGATCCCGAAGCCTTGCCGTCCCAACAGCCCGGCCAGGCGCCGCGCCCCGTGCCCGAAGCGCCGGTGGACGACACGCTCGGCGACATTTACTGA